Proteins co-encoded in one Streptomyces sp. NBC_01283 genomic window:
- a CDS encoding sugar ABC transporter substrate-binding protein, which yields MKRRVIAAGIAMTLGLTATACGSDDGSDSGDKATDGKGKTLTVWIMEGTNPDARPFFKEAGKAFQKKTGAKIHVEYQQWATAQKKFTTAIEGGEDQVPDVAEVGTTWVPQFAETGALVDVTDDVKKSGLGGDLVEGLKDAGTLDGKQYGMPWYAGVRGIVYRKDIFEKHKLKAPTTWKELQSTAKTLKDKEPGMIPFPVAGGAEMYATPFIWGAGGELATEQGGKWKSGINSPEAVKGIEFYTGLATKDKVSPAKVNTWTEKEVGDAWGKGQVAMSVNGNWTPKAIVEANPDLKGKLGAVPIPGQTGGMSKSFLGGSYLSTFNTDKKDLAWEFVKMLTTGDFAAKWAEETNYFPGQNSELKKIEAKKDPLVEPFAKQMLEAGATVPKTKAYGEIQASKVIPGMVQSILTGKSSVQEAADKAAKDMDAIFAKDK from the coding sequence ATGAAGCGACGGGTCATCGCGGCAGGTATCGCCATGACGCTCGGACTGACCGCGACGGCATGCGGCAGCGATGACGGGAGCGACAGCGGCGACAAGGCGACCGACGGCAAGGGCAAGACCCTCACCGTATGGATCATGGAGGGGACCAACCCCGACGCCAGGCCCTTCTTCAAGGAGGCCGGGAAGGCGTTCCAGAAGAAGACCGGCGCCAAGATCCACGTCGAGTACCAGCAGTGGGCCACCGCGCAGAAGAAGTTCACCACCGCCATCGAGGGCGGCGAGGACCAGGTCCCGGACGTGGCCGAGGTCGGTACGACCTGGGTGCCGCAGTTCGCCGAGACCGGCGCCCTCGTCGACGTGACCGACGACGTCAAGAAGTCGGGCCTGGGCGGCGACCTCGTCGAGGGCCTCAAGGACGCGGGCACGCTCGACGGCAAGCAGTACGGCATGCCCTGGTACGCGGGCGTGCGCGGCATCGTGTACCGCAAGGACATCTTCGAGAAGCACAAGCTGAAGGCCCCGACCACCTGGAAGGAGCTCCAGTCCACGGCGAAGACGCTGAAGGACAAGGAGCCCGGGATGATCCCCTTCCCGGTCGCGGGCGGCGCCGAAATGTACGCCACCCCCTTCATCTGGGGCGCCGGAGGCGAACTCGCCACCGAGCAGGGCGGCAAGTGGAAGTCCGGCATCAACTCGCCCGAGGCCGTGAAGGGCATCGAGTTCTACACGGGCCTCGCCACCAAGGACAAGGTCTCCCCGGCCAAGGTCAACACCTGGACGGAGAAGGAGGTCGGCGACGCCTGGGGCAAGGGCCAGGTCGCCATGTCCGTCAACGGCAACTGGACCCCGAAGGCCATCGTCGAGGCCAACCCCGACCTCAAGGGAAAGCTCGGCGCCGTGCCGATCCCCGGCCAGACCGGCGGCATGAGCAAGTCCTTCCTCGGCGGCTCCTACCTGTCCACGTTCAACACGGACAAGAAGGACCTCGCCTGGGAGTTCGTGAAGATGCTGACCACGGGTGACTTCGCGGCCAAGTGGGCCGAGGAGACCAACTACTTCCCGGGCCAGAACTCCGAGCTGAAGAAGATCGAGGCGAAGAAGGACCCGCTGGTCGAGCCGTTCGCCAAGCAGATGCTGGAGGCCGGCGCGACCGTCCCCAAGACCAAGGCGTACGGCGAGATCCAGGCATCGAAGGTCATCCCCGGCATGGTGCAGTCCATCCTGACCGGGAAGTCCTCCGTCCAGGAAGCGGCGGACAAGGCCGCCAAGGACATGGACGCGATCTTCGCCAAGGACAAGTAG
- a CDS encoding chitosanase, producing MKRAGLLLLAVAPVATVAVYLLGGDSDSDAPGADGKGTSTQRPYDRDKSAAEIKADDELIADLPPGLAAPAKKELASQLIASAENSTLNWRGQYGYIEDIDDGHGYTAGIIGFCTGTHDLLTLVERYTKDHPDNGLARYLPALRKVDGTDSHEGLDPGFTKAWKAEADEPGFRKAQNSARDRIYFDPAVRLAKLDGLGTLGQFIYYDAMVLHGPGTGPRGFYGLREAALKEADTPAQGGKEKAYLDIFLDIRRSAMKSEKAHRDTTRVDTAQRQFLYDGNLSLKTPLTWKVYGETFRVP from the coding sequence ATGAAACGCGCAGGCCTCCTCCTTCTCGCCGTCGCCCCGGTCGCCACGGTCGCCGTGTACCTCCTCGGCGGGGACTCGGACAGCGATGCCCCCGGAGCCGACGGGAAAGGGACCAGCACCCAGCGGCCCTACGACCGGGACAAGTCGGCGGCCGAGATCAAGGCCGACGACGAGCTGATCGCGGACCTCCCCCCGGGCCTCGCGGCGCCCGCCAAGAAGGAGCTGGCCTCGCAGTTGATCGCCAGCGCGGAGAACTCCACGCTGAACTGGCGCGGGCAGTACGGCTACATCGAGGACATCGACGACGGGCACGGCTACACCGCCGGGATCATCGGCTTCTGCACCGGCACGCACGACCTGCTCACCCTCGTCGAGCGGTACACGAAGGACCACCCGGACAACGGCCTGGCCCGCTATCTGCCCGCCCTGCGCAAGGTCGACGGCACCGACTCGCACGAGGGCCTCGACCCCGGCTTCACCAAGGCCTGGAAGGCGGAGGCCGACGAGCCCGGCTTCCGCAAGGCCCAGAACAGCGCGCGCGACCGCATCTACTTCGACCCGGCGGTCCGCCTCGCCAAGCTCGACGGGCTCGGCACGCTGGGGCAGTTCATCTACTACGACGCGATGGTGCTGCACGGCCCCGGCACCGGACCGCGCGGCTTCTACGGCCTGCGCGAGGCGGCCCTGAAGGAGGCGGACACGCCCGCGCAGGGCGGCAAGGAGAAGGCGTACCTCGACATCTTCCTGGACATCCGCCGCTCGGCGATGAAGTCCGAGAAGGCGCACCGCGACACGACGCGCGTGGACACGGCGCAGCGCCAGTTTCTCTACGACGGCAATCTGAGCCTGAAGACGCCGCTGACCTGGAAGGTGTACGGGGAGACGTTCAGGGTTCCGTAG
- a CDS encoding glutamate synthase subunit beta has product MADPKGFLNHGREVAQTRPVGERVQDWNEVYVPGSLLPIISKQASRCMDCGIPFCHQGCPLGNLIPEWNDFAYREDWSAASERLHATNNFPEFTGRLCPAPCESACVLGINQPAVTIKNVEVSIIDKAWDANDVLPQAPDRLSGKTVAVIGSGPAGLAAAQQLTRAGHTVVVYERADRIGGLLRYGIPEFKMEKRHINRRIEQMRAEGTKFRTGVEIGRDIDAVKLRKRHDAVVIAAGATISRDLPVPGRELNGIHFAMEYLPLANKVQEGDFVAPPITAEGKHVVVIGGGDTGADCVGTAHRQGAASVTQLEIMPRPGEERSANQPWPTFPMLYKVTSAHEEGGERVYAVSTTHFEGDEDGNVQFLHLTEVEFIDGKLTPKPGTERKIPAQLVTLAMGFTGTDRENGLVDQFSLDLDERGNVARDAEFQTNVPGVFVAGDAGRGQSLIVWAIAEGRSAARGVDRFLTGASDLPSPIRPTDRSLMV; this is encoded by the coding sequence ATGGCTGATCCCAAGGGCTTTCTGAACCATGGCCGCGAGGTCGCGCAGACCCGCCCGGTCGGTGAGCGCGTCCAGGACTGGAACGAGGTCTACGTTCCCGGCTCGCTCCTCCCGATCATCTCCAAGCAGGCGTCGCGCTGCATGGACTGCGGTATCCCGTTCTGCCACCAGGGCTGTCCGCTGGGCAACCTGATCCCGGAGTGGAACGACTTCGCGTACCGCGAGGACTGGTCGGCCGCCTCCGAGCGACTGCACGCCACGAACAACTTCCCGGAGTTCACCGGGCGTCTCTGCCCGGCGCCCTGTGAGTCGGCGTGTGTGCTCGGCATCAACCAGCCGGCCGTCACCATCAAGAACGTCGAAGTCTCGATCATCGACAAGGCGTGGGACGCCAACGACGTGCTGCCCCAGGCGCCCGACCGGCTCTCCGGCAAGACCGTCGCCGTCATCGGCTCGGGCCCGGCGGGTCTGGCCGCCGCCCAGCAGCTGACGCGGGCCGGTCACACGGTCGTCGTGTACGAGCGTGCCGACCGCATCGGCGGCCTCCTGCGCTACGGCATCCCCGAGTTCAAGATGGAGAAGCGCCACATCAACCGCCGCATCGAGCAGATGCGCGCGGAGGGCACCAAGTTCCGTACGGGCGTGGAGATCGGCCGCGACATCGACGCGGTGAAGCTGCGCAAGCGGCACGACGCGGTGGTCATCGCCGCGGGCGCCACCATCTCCCGCGACCTGCCGGTGCCGGGCCGTGAGCTGAACGGCATCCACTTCGCCATGGAGTACCTGCCGCTCGCCAACAAGGTCCAGGAGGGCGACTTCGTGGCGCCCCCCATCACCGCCGAGGGCAAGCACGTCGTGGTCATCGGCGGCGGCGACACCGGCGCGGACTGCGTGGGCACCGCCCACCGCCAGGGCGCGGCCTCCGTGACGCAGCTGGAGATCATGCCGCGGCCGGGCGAGGAGCGCAGCGCCAACCAGCCGTGGCCGACCTTCCCCATGCTCTACAAGGTGACCTCCGCCCACGAGGAGGGCGGCGAGCGGGTCTACGCCGTCTCGACCACCCACTTCGAGGGCGACGAGGACGGGAACGTCCAGTTCCTGCACCTCACCGAGGTCGAGTTCATCGACGGCAAGCTGACCCCGAAGCCGGGCACGGAGCGCAAGATTCCGGCCCAGCTGGTCACCCTCGCCATGGGCTTCACGGGCACGGACCGCGAGAACGGTCTGGTGGACCAGTTCTCCCTGGACCTCGACGAGCGCGGCAACGTCGCGCGCGACGCGGAGTTCCAGACGAACGTCCCCGGCGTGTTCGTCGCCGGTGACGCCGGCCGCGGTCAGTCGCTCATCGTCTGGGCGATCGCCGAGGGCCGCTCGGCCGCGCGGGGCGTGGACCGTTTCCTCACCGGTGCGAGTGACCTCCCGTCGCCGATTCGCCCCACGGACCGATCTCTGATGGTCTGA
- a CDS encoding tyrosine-protein phosphatase, protein MRITRTRTAVGVTVSALALGTLPVWAAHAEPAAPERGTARHAPHHPRAMADGVRQIPLQGAVNVRDLGGYRTYDGERVRYGQVFRADALAKLTDADVATLSGLRLKKVVDFRVPAEVRYDGADRLPAGLAVTSRAINDNGLFTTLMTVIGSRDPVKQEEMLGNGKADAFMRAVYRTFVTDGPNRAQFAATLRDIAQGGKTSPLLYHCTAGKDRTGWTSYLLLRAVGVPESTVVDDFLASNTYRAAYDAKVREGLKQSGLMQNPDLLIPLQEVRTGYLEAALTEVKAEYGSLSGYLTKGLGLDARTILALRERMVG, encoded by the coding sequence ATGCGCATCACCCGAACCCGTACGGCGGTCGGAGTCACGGTCTCCGCGCTCGCGCTCGGCACCCTGCCCGTCTGGGCGGCCCACGCCGAGCCCGCCGCACCCGAGCGCGGCACGGCCCGGCACGCCCCGCACCACCCCCGCGCCATGGCCGACGGCGTGCGGCAGATACCTCTCCAGGGCGCCGTGAACGTAAGAGACCTGGGCGGCTACCGCACCTACGACGGCGAGCGGGTCCGGTACGGCCAGGTCTTCCGCGCCGACGCCCTGGCCAAGCTCACGGACGCCGATGTCGCCACCCTCTCCGGGCTGCGCCTGAAGAAGGTCGTCGACTTCCGGGTGCCCGCGGAGGTGCGGTACGACGGGGCCGACCGGCTGCCCGCCGGGCTCGCCGTCACGTCCCGGGCGATCAACGACAACGGCCTCTTCACGACGCTGATGACCGTGATCGGCTCCAGGGACCCCGTCAAACAGGAGGAGATGCTGGGCAACGGCAAGGCGGACGCCTTCATGCGCGCCGTCTACCGCACCTTCGTCACCGACGGCCCCAACCGCGCCCAGTTCGCGGCGACCCTGCGCGACATCGCCCAGGGCGGCAAGACGTCACCGCTGCTCTACCACTGCACGGCCGGCAAGGACCGCACCGGCTGGACCAGTTATCTGCTGCTGCGCGCCGTGGGCGTCCCCGAGAGCACCGTCGTCGATGACTTCCTGGCGTCCAACACCTACCGGGCCGCGTACGACGCGAAGGTGCGCGAGGGCCTGAAGCAGAGCGGCCTGATGCAGAACCCCGACCTCCTCATCCCCCTCCAGGAGGTCCGCACCGGCTACCTGGAAGCGGCACTGACCGAGGTCAAGGCGGAGTACGGCAGCCTCAGCGGCTATCTGACGAAGGGACTCGGGCTTGACGCACGGACGATTCTCGCGCTGCGGGAGCGGATGGTCGGCTAG
- a CDS encoding carbohydrate ABC transporter permease, which produces MKDTLIGDGPKETKARRPAPRPEHETALRKKKLIGLTRPWLLLAPSLLVLAGLLLWPLIQVGKLSMQDYAVKFGGGVGTYTGFDHYTDLLGSALLWKTVLPNTAFFAIACVGLTVALGTLVALLLNRLGPAWRLICSIAVLAAWAMPAVTGTYVWIWLFQPQDGMVSQIAGSMGLIDPETTNWFTERGPFYAIATLNVVHHGFPFVAITVLAGLMTIPKELYEAGELDGANAWQRFWRITVPTIKPVFLVVTILSTIWDFKVFTQIYLMPGGDGANEEVYNLGVFSYIQAFAKNDYGTGAAAAVLLTLLLLAITVVYIRTLFRQGEEDL; this is translated from the coding sequence GTGAAAGACACGCTGATCGGCGACGGGCCCAAAGAAACGAAGGCCCGTCGCCCCGCCCCCCGTCCGGAACACGAAACGGCCCTCCGCAAGAAGAAGCTGATCGGCCTCACCCGGCCGTGGCTGCTCCTCGCACCCTCCCTCCTGGTCCTCGCGGGCCTGCTCCTCTGGCCGCTGATCCAGGTCGGCAAGCTCTCCATGCAGGACTACGCCGTCAAGTTCGGCGGCGGAGTGGGCACGTACACGGGATTCGACCACTACACCGACCTGCTCGGCAGTGCACTCCTGTGGAAGACGGTCCTGCCCAACACGGCGTTCTTCGCGATCGCCTGCGTCGGCCTCACCGTCGCCCTCGGCACGCTCGTCGCTCTGCTCCTCAACCGCCTCGGCCCGGCCTGGCGGCTCATCTGCTCCATCGCCGTCCTCGCGGCCTGGGCGATGCCCGCCGTCACCGGCACGTACGTCTGGATCTGGCTCTTCCAGCCGCAGGACGGCATGGTCAGCCAGATCGCGGGCTCGATGGGGCTCATCGATCCCGAGACCACCAACTGGTTCACCGAGCGCGGGCCGTTCTACGCGATCGCGACCCTGAACGTCGTCCACCACGGCTTCCCGTTCGTCGCCATCACCGTCCTCGCCGGCCTGATGACGATTCCCAAGGAGCTCTACGAGGCGGGCGAGCTGGACGGCGCCAACGCCTGGCAGCGGTTCTGGAGGATCACGGTGCCGACGATCAAGCCCGTCTTCCTCGTCGTGACCATCCTCTCCACCATCTGGGACTTCAAGGTCTTCACCCAGATCTATCTGATGCCGGGCGGCGACGGCGCCAACGAAGAGGTCTACAACCTCGGCGTCTTCTCCTACATCCAGGCCTTCGCCAAGAACGACTACGGCACGGGCGCGGCGGCCGCGGTACTGCTGACCCTGCTGCTCCTGGCCATCACGGTTGTCTACATCCGCACGCTGTTCCGGCAGGGGGAGGAGGACCTGTGA
- a CDS encoding carbohydrate ABC transporter permease: protein MSVRRTTLAARIGLPVGVIALLVFALFPVYWMISTALDPKAVTRGSDVLPSGLSFEHFTYVFEKGNFGTYLLNSAIVGFGTILAAGVLSLFAAIAVARFKFRFRTSVLIMVLIVQMVPLEALVIPLFIQMRDYDMLNSLLGLTIVYVALSLPFAIWTLRGFVQTVPKEVEEAAYIDGASWFRMFRSVLLPLVAPGLVATSIFAFITAWNEFVFAYTFMKGSDKYTAAVGIYQFFGENSTAWGPVMASSTLVTVPVMIFFVIVHRKLGSGLAAGAVKG from the coding sequence GTGAGCGTCCGTCGCACCACACTCGCCGCACGCATCGGGCTGCCCGTCGGGGTCATCGCCCTGCTGGTCTTCGCGCTCTTCCCCGTGTACTGGATGATCTCCACGGCGCTCGACCCGAAGGCGGTCACCCGCGGTTCGGACGTGCTGCCGAGCGGCCTCAGCTTCGAGCACTTCACCTATGTGTTCGAGAAGGGCAACTTCGGCACGTACCTGTTGAACTCGGCGATCGTCGGCTTCGGCACGATCCTCGCCGCCGGGGTGCTCTCGCTCTTCGCGGCGATCGCGGTGGCCCGCTTCAAGTTCCGGTTCCGCACCTCCGTACTGATCATGGTCCTGATAGTGCAGATGGTGCCGCTGGAGGCGCTCGTCATCCCGCTCTTCATCCAGATGCGGGACTACGACATGCTCAACTCGCTGCTCGGCCTGACGATCGTCTACGTCGCGCTCTCGCTGCCCTTCGCGATCTGGACCCTGCGCGGCTTCGTCCAGACCGTGCCCAAGGAGGTCGAGGAGGCCGCGTACATCGACGGGGCGTCCTGGTTCCGGATGTTCCGGTCGGTGCTGCTTCCGCTGGTGGCGCCCGGACTCGTCGCGACCTCGATCTTCGCCTTCATCACGGCGTGGAACGAGTTCGTCTTCGCGTACACGTTCATGAAGGGCAGCGACAAGTACACCGCCGCCGTGGGCATCTACCAGTTCTTCGGTGAGAACTCCACGGCCTGGGGCCCGGTCATGGCCAGCTCCACGCTGGTCACCGTGCCGGTGATGATCTTCTTCGTGATCGTGCACCGGAAGCTGGGCTCGGGCCTGGCGGCGGGCGCCGTCAAGGGCTGA
- a CDS encoding cold-shock protein gives MATGTVKWFNAEKGFGFIEQDGGGPDVFAHYSNIASSGFRELLEGQKVSFDVTQGQKGLQAENIVPA, from the coding sequence ATGGCAACTGGCACCGTTAAGTGGTTCAACGCTGAAAAGGGCTTCGGCTTCATCGAGCAGGACGGCGGCGGCCCCGACGTCTTCGCCCACTACTCGAACATCGCGTCCTCGGGCTTCCGTGAGCTCCTCGAGGGCCAGAAGGTCTCCTTCGACGTCACGCAGGGCCAGAAGGGCCTGCAGGCCGAGAACATCGTTCCCGCCTGA
- a CDS encoding pentapeptide repeat-containing protein translates to MEPRAESGERQVLPLVERDDRAELRADCGSCFGLCCVALTFSKSADFPVDKAAGTPCTNLQQDFRCGIHQKLRRTGFSGCTVYDCFGAGQKVSQETYGGTDWRQDPDSARQMFDVFPVMRQLHELLWYLTEALTLPETLPIRADLQRALDRTEHLTQGTPAAVAATDVAAHREDVNVLLLRTSDLARADIRRKKKDRRGADLFGARLRGADLRGVTLRGAYLIAADLRGADLRRADLIGADFRDADLRGADLTGSIFLTQSQVNAAKGDADTKLPPSLERPGHWGQASAKPRERTLT, encoded by the coding sequence ATGGAGCCCCGGGCGGAATCCGGCGAGCGGCAGGTGCTTCCCCTCGTCGAGCGCGACGACCGGGCGGAACTGCGCGCCGACTGCGGCAGTTGCTTCGGGCTCTGCTGCGTGGCCCTCACCTTCTCCAAGTCCGCGGACTTTCCCGTCGACAAGGCGGCCGGCACCCCCTGCACCAACCTCCAGCAGGACTTCCGCTGCGGCATCCACCAGAAGCTGCGCCGGACGGGCTTCTCGGGCTGCACGGTCTACGACTGCTTCGGCGCGGGACAGAAGGTTTCCCAGGAGACCTACGGCGGCACCGACTGGCGGCAGGACCCCGACAGCGCCCGCCAGATGTTCGACGTCTTCCCGGTGATGCGCCAACTCCACGAACTGCTCTGGTACTTGACCGAGGCGCTCACCCTTCCCGAGACCCTCCCGATCCGGGCGGATCTCCAGCGCGCGCTGGACAGGACCGAGCACCTCACCCAGGGCACCCCCGCCGCCGTGGCCGCGACGGACGTCGCCGCGCACCGTGAGGACGTCAACGTCCTCCTCCTGCGCACCAGCGACCTCGCGCGCGCGGACATCCGCCGTAAGAAGAAGGACCGCCGAGGAGCCGACCTCTTCGGCGCCCGGTTGCGAGGCGCCGATCTCCGGGGCGTCACCCTGCGCGGTGCCTACCTCATCGCCGCCGACCTCCGTGGCGCCGACCTCCGCAGGGCCGATCTGATCGGCGCGGACTTCCGGGACGCGGACCTGCGGGGCGCGGACCTCACCGGCAGTATCTTCCTGACGCAGTCGCAGGTGAACGCGGCGAAGGGCGACGCCGACACGAAGCTGCCGCCGTCCCTGGAGCGCCCCGGCCACTGGGGCCAGGCCTCCGCGAAGCCCCGCGAACGCACCCTCACGTAA
- a CDS encoding DEAD/DEAH box helicase, translating into MNRSERPARPARGRSTNARGKAPVAGGGQAKGAAKKPGRAKPRPVGGEFALPESITPALPAVEAFADLDMPEALLKTLAAQGVTEPFPIQAATLPNSLAGRDILGRGRTGSGKTLAFGLALLARTAGRRAEPRSPLALVLVPTRELAQQVTDALTPYATSVNLRMSTVVGGLSITKQANTLRRGAEIMVATPGRLKDLIERGDADLSQVRTTVLDEADQMADMGFMPQVTALLKQVEQGGQTMLFSATLDKNIDRLVRMFLTDPVVHSVDPSAGAVTTMEHHVLYVADETDKKAVALRIAAREGRVILFLDTKRAVDRFTKRLLANGVRASGLHGGRSQPQRNRTLDQFKTGLVTALVATNVAARGIHVDDLDLVVNVDPPTDHKDYLHRGGRTARAGESGSVVTLVLPDEKREMTRLMSDAEISPKTARVKSTDEELARITGAREPSGVPVVVEVPQQQQASPQRGRRRPAGQGGGGQRRSRPQGQSSSQGQGQSQGGQSRGQSQGGQSRSQSQGGGRPSAGGGAAGGGRARRGGGRPSGGAGRRAA; encoded by the coding sequence ATGAATCGCTCCGAACGCCCTGCACGTCCTGCCCGCGGGCGCTCCACGAACGCACGCGGAAAGGCCCCGGTGGCCGGCGGCGGCCAGGCGAAGGGCGCCGCGAAGAAGCCGGGCCGTGCCAAGCCCAGGCCCGTCGGCGGTGAATTCGCGCTGCCCGAGAGCATCACGCCCGCACTGCCCGCGGTCGAGGCGTTCGCCGACCTGGACATGCCCGAGGCCCTCCTGAAGACGCTGGCCGCGCAGGGCGTCACCGAGCCCTTCCCGATCCAGGCAGCCACGCTCCCCAACTCCCTCGCGGGCCGCGACATCCTCGGCCGTGGCCGCACCGGCTCCGGCAAGACCCTCGCCTTCGGCCTCGCGCTCCTCGCCCGCACCGCGGGCCGCCGCGCCGAGCCGCGCTCCCCCCTCGCCCTGGTGCTCGTCCCCACGCGTGAGCTCGCGCAGCAGGTGACGGACGCGCTGACGCCGTACGCGACGTCCGTGAACCTGCGCATGTCGACGGTGGTCGGCGGTCTCTCGATCACCAAGCAGGCGAACACGCTCCGCCGCGGCGCCGAGATCATGGTGGCGACCCCCGGCCGTCTCAAGGACCTCATCGAGCGCGGCGACGCCGATCTCTCGCAGGTGCGGACGACGGTCCTCGACGAGGCCGACCAGATGGCCGACATGGGCTTCATGCCGCAGGTCACCGCGCTCCTCAAGCAGGTCGAGCAGGGCGGTCAGACCATGCTCTTCTCCGCGACGCTGGACAAGAACATCGACCGCCTGGTCCGGATGTTCCTGACGGATCCGGTGGTGCACTCGGTCGACCCGTCCGCGGGTGCGGTCACGACGATGGAACACCACGTTCTGTACGTCGCCGACGAGACCGACAAGAAGGCGGTGGCCCTCCGTATCGCCGCCCGTGAGGGCCGGGTGATCCTCTTCCTGGACACCAAGCGTGCGGTGGACCGCTTCACCAAGCGGCTGCTCGCCAACGGTGTAAGGGCCTCGGGTCTGCACGGCGGCCGTTCGCAGCCGCAGCGCAACCGGACCCTGGACCAGTTCAAGACCGGTCTGGTGACCGCGCTGGTCGCCACCAACGTGGCGGCCCGCGGGATCCACGTCGACGACCTCGACCTGGTCGTGAACGTCGACCCGCCCACCGACCACAAGGACTACCTCCACCGCGGCGGCCGTACGGCCCGCGCAGGTGAGTCCGGCAGCGTCGTCACGCTCGTCCTCCCGGACGAGAAGCGGGAGATGACGCGTCTGATGTCCGACGCGGAGATCAGCCCGAAGACGGCGCGCGTGAAGTCCACGGACGAGGAGCTGGCGCGGATCACCGGTGCGCGCGAGCCGTCCGGGGTGCCGGTCGTGGTCGAGGTTCCGCAGCAGCAGCAGGCTTCGCCGCAGCGGGGGCGCCGTCGTCCTGCCGGGCAGGGAGGCGGCGGCCAGCGTCGCTCTCGTCCGCAGGGGCAGTCGTCCTCCCAGGGGCAGGGTCAGTCCCAGGGCGGCCAGTCCAGGGGCCAGTCCCAGGGCGGCCAGTCCAGGTCCCAGTCGCAGGGTGGCGGCAGGCCTTCCGCCGGGGGCGGCGCCGCCGGCGGTGGCCGTGCCAGGCGTGGCGGCGGGCGCCCCAGCGGGGGCGCGGGGCGCCGGGCCGCGTAG
- a CDS encoding SDR family NAD(P)-dependent oxidoreductase, with the protein MSYGLEGKAVLITGAGRGQGAAEARLFAEAGARVVVTDVREEEGREVAKSLGEQGLFVRHDVTEAESWASAVAAGVAAFGRLDALVNNAALWRTASVEKETYENFETLIRVNLLGPFLGIQAVLPALRDAGGGSIVNVSSTAGLVGIRGHAAYGSTKFGLRGLTRSAALDLAEYGVRVNSVHPGAIDTPMISSASAGRDWSHLPLGRVGRPEEVGELVLFLASEASSYITGAEFAVDGGSTAG; encoded by the coding sequence ATCTCTTACGGACTGGAGGGCAAGGCCGTACTGATCACCGGTGCGGGCCGTGGGCAGGGTGCGGCGGAGGCGCGGCTCTTCGCCGAGGCCGGGGCGCGGGTGGTGGTCACGGACGTGCGCGAGGAGGAGGGGCGCGAGGTCGCCAAGTCCCTGGGCGAGCAGGGCCTTTTCGTACGTCATGACGTCACGGAGGCGGAGAGCTGGGCGTCGGCCGTAGCGGCCGGGGTGGCGGCCTTCGGCCGCCTGGACGCGCTCGTGAACAACGCCGCGCTGTGGCGGACGGCGTCCGTGGAGAAGGAGACGTACGAGAACTTCGAGACGCTGATCCGGGTCAATCTCCTCGGCCCGTTCCTGGGCATCCAGGCGGTGCTGCCCGCGTTGCGGGACGCGGGGGGCGGCTCGATCGTGAACGTCTCGTCGACGGCGGGGCTCGTGGGGATACGGGGGCATGCGGCTTACGGGTCGACGAAGTTCGGGTTGCGGGGGCTGACGCGGAGCGCGGCGCTGGATCTGGCGGAGTATGGGGTGCGGGTCAACTCCGTGCACCCCGGGGCGATCGACACTCCGATGATCTCCTCGGCCTCCGCCGGGCGGGACTGGTCGCATCTGCCGCTCGGCAGGGTGGGCCGCCCCGAGGAGGTCGGGGAGCTGGTCCTCTTCCTTGCGTCGGAGGCGTCGTCGTACATCACGGGGGCGGAGTTCGCCGTCGACGGCGGGTCGACGGCGGGGTAG
- a CDS encoding VWA domain-containing protein, with protein MGPAISLSKVEEAAPALVSLYKSAGVSLRKYGLEGERAAVYLVVDYSGSMKPYYKDGTVQALADRVLGLSAHFDDDGNVPTVFFSTDVDAVTEIALDRHHGRIEEIVAGLGHMGKTSYHLAMDAVIDHYVDSGSTAPALVVFQTDGGPINKLAAERYLCKASKLPLFWQFIGFGDAKSKQFDYLRKLDDLAVPAKRAVDNAGFFHAGHDPRTVSDDRLYDQLVGEFPAWLAAARAQGIVTT; from the coding sequence ATGGGACCGGCGATCAGCCTGAGCAAGGTGGAAGAGGCGGCGCCCGCGCTCGTGAGCCTCTACAAGTCCGCCGGGGTCAGCCTGCGCAAGTACGGCCTGGAGGGCGAACGCGCCGCCGTCTACCTCGTCGTCGACTACTCCGGATCCATGAAGCCGTACTACAAGGACGGCACCGTCCAGGCCCTCGCGGACCGCGTCCTCGGTCTGTCCGCGCACTTCGACGACGACGGCAACGTGCCCACGGTCTTCTTCTCCACGGACGTCGACGCCGTCACGGAGATCGCCCTCGACCGCCACCACGGGCGGATCGAGGAGATCGTCGCCGGGCTCGGTCACATGGGCAAGACCAGCTACCACCTGGCGATGGACGCCGTCATCGACCACTACGTGGACAGCGGTTCCACCGCGCCCGCCCTGGTCGTCTTCCAGACCGACGGCGGCCCCATCAACAAGCTCGCCGCCGAGCGGTATCTGTGCAAGGCGTCGAAGCTGCCGCTGTTCTGGCAGTTCATCGGCTTCGGTGACGCGAAGAGCAAGCAGTTCGACTACCTCCGCAAGCTCGACGACCTCGCTGTCCCCGCCAAGCGTGCCGTCGACAACGCGGGCTTCTTCCACGCGGGGCACGACCCCCGGACCGTCTCCGACGACCGCCTGTACGACCAGTTGGTGGGCGAGTTCCCGGCCTGGCTCGCGGCGGCGCGGGCGCAGGGGATCGTGACCACCTGA